A section of the Anabaena cylindrica PCC 7122 genome encodes:
- the psb34 gene encoding photosystem II assembly protein Psb34 → MYTTTNEEGILNNYSNEPNLYYAEYPTKDQQSRYAFQGAVAVLFVTSIVLIALGVSY, encoded by the coding sequence ATGTATACCACCACTAATGAAGAAGGCATCCTTAATAACTACTCCAACGAACCAAATCTTTACTACGCTGAATATCCTACAAAAGATCAACAAAGCCGCTATGCTTTTCAGGGTGCAGTAGCAGTTTTATTTGTAACCTCTATAGTTTTAATTGCACTGGGGGTTAGCTACTAA
- a CDS encoding thioesterase II family protein, whose protein sequence is MKVKTTFNSWVTCPQPNPQAKLRLFCLPYAGGSAMVFRTWANDLPPTIEVCPLELPGRGRQMNLPPYTEMKPLVREIAQNLIPYLDKPFAFFGHSMGGLVSFELTRLLRSDYNLTPSHLFISARSAPQVPPTKRPIYNLPDAEFWQEVLSFNGTPDDIVDNPDIIQIFLPILRADFTVLDTYIYNHQSPFDFPISVFGGLQDPEFTDYELEAWREQTTAPFLLQMIDGNHFFISSNQKVLLKSISQQLE, encoded by the coding sequence ATGAAAGTCAAAACCACATTCAACTCGTGGGTAACTTGTCCCCAACCCAACCCCCAAGCCAAATTGCGCTTATTCTGCTTACCCTATGCAGGTGGTAGTGCAATGGTATTTCGCACCTGGGCTAATGATTTACCACCAACTATTGAAGTGTGTCCTCTCGAACTTCCCGGTAGGGGAAGACAAATGAACTTACCCCCCTACACAGAAATGAAACCTTTAGTGAGGGAAATAGCCCAAAATCTTATTCCCTATCTAGATAAACCCTTTGCTTTTTTCGGTCATAGTATGGGTGGACTCGTCAGTTTTGAATTAACTCGTTTATTGCGTTCAGATTATAATTTAACTCCATCACATTTATTTATCTCTGCTCGCAGTGCGCCACAAGTTCCACCGACAAAAAGACCTATTTATAACTTACCAGATGCAGAATTTTGGCAAGAAGTTCTTAGTTTTAATGGTACTCCTGATGATATCGTAGATAATCCAGATATAATCCAAATTTTTCTGCCAATTCTCAGGGCTGATTTTACTGTTTTAGATACCTATATTTACAACCATCAATCACCTTTTGATTTTCCTATTAGTGTTTTTGGTGGTTTACAAGATCCAGAATTTACTGATTATGAGCTAGAAGCGTGGCGTGAACAAACTACTGCTCCTTTTTTATTACAAATGATTGATGGTAATCACTTTTTTATTAGCTCAAATCAAAAAGTTTTACTTAAAAGTATATCTCAACAGTTAGAATAA
- a CDS encoding Hsp20/alpha crystallin family protein, protein MALIRWDPLREIERLEPFRELDRWDPLREMDTLQRRMNRLFERIIPTDGGERGGITFIPAAELEETDDAFKLRLELPGLEAKDVNVEVTPEAVSITGERKSETTTEKEGYTRSEFRYGKFQRIIPLPSLVQHEQVQAEYKDGILRLNLPKAEPEKQKAFKVNLG, encoded by the coding sequence ATGGCACTAATTCGTTGGGACCCACTCCGGGAAATTGAACGCTTAGAACCATTTCGTGAACTTGATCGTTGGGACCCTCTCCGTGAAATGGATACTTTACAACGTCGTATGAATCGCTTGTTTGAAAGAATTATACCAACTGATGGGGGTGAAAGAGGAGGAATTACTTTTATTCCTGCTGCTGAACTTGAAGAAACTGATGATGCTTTTAAATTGAGACTAGAATTACCTGGTCTGGAAGCAAAAGATGTAAATGTGGAAGTAACTCCTGAAGCTGTTTCTATTACTGGTGAAAGAAAATCAGAAACTACAACAGAAAAAGAAGGTTACACTCGTTCTGAATTCCGTTATGGCAAATTCCAACGGATTATACCATTGCCTTCCCTTGTCCAACATGAACAAGTCCAGGCTGAATATAAAGATGGTATTCTCCGGTTGAATTTGCCTAAAGCAGAACCAGAAAAGCAAAAAGCTTTCAAGGTCAATCTCGGTTAA